NNNNNNNNNNNNNNNNNNNNNNNNNNNNNNNNNNNNNNNNNNNNNNNNNNNNNNNNNNNNNNNNNNNNNNNNNNNNNNNNNNNNNNNNNNNNNNNNNNNNNNNNNNNNNNNNNNNNNNNNNNNNNNNNNNNNNNNNNNNNNNNNNNNNNNNNNNNNNNNNNNNNNNNNNNNNNNNNNNNNNNNNNNNNNNNNNNNNNNNNNNNNNNNNNNNNNNNNNNNNNNNNNNNNNNNNNNNNNNNNNNNNNNNNNNNNNNNNNNNNNNNNNNNNNNNNNNNNNNNNNNNNNNNNNNNNNNNNNNNNNNNNNNNNNNNNNNNNNNNNNNNNNNNNNNNNNNNNNNNNNNNNNNNNNNNNNNNNNNNNNNNNNNNNNNNNNNNNNNNNNNNNNNNNNNNNNNNNNNNNNNNNNNNNNNNNNNNNNNNNNNNNNNNNNNNNNNNNNNNNNNNNNNNNNNNNNNNNNNNNNNNNNNNNNNNNNNNNNNNNNNNNNNNNNNNNNNNNNNNNNNNNNNNNNNNNNNNNNNNNNNNNNNNNNNNNNNNNNNNNNNNNNNNNNNNNNNNNNNNNNNNNNNNNNNNNNNNNNNNNNNNNNNNNNNNNNNNNNNNNNNNNNNNNNNNNNNNNNNNNNNNNNNNNNNNNNNNNNNNNNNNNNNNNNNNNNNNNNNNNNNNNNNNNNNNNNNNNNNNNNNNNNNNNNNNNNNNNNNNNNNNNNNNNNNNNNNNNNNNNNNNNNNNNNNNNNNNNNNNNNNNNNNNNNNNNNNNNNNNNNNNNNNNNNNNNNNNNNNNNNNNNNNNNNNNNNNNNNNNNNNNNNNNNNNNNNNNNNNNNNNNNNNNNNNNNNNNNNNNNNNNNNNNNNNNNNNNNNNNNNNNNNNNNNNNNNNNNNNNNNNNNNNNNNNNNNNNNNNNNNNNNNNNNNNNNNNNNNNNNNNNNNNNNNNNNNNNNNNNNNNNNNNNNNNNNNNNNNNNNNNNNNNNNNNNNNNNNNNNNNNNNNNNNNNNNNNNNNNNNNNNNNNNNNNNNNNNNNNNNNNNNNNNNNNNNNNNNNNNNNNNNNNNNNNNNNNNNNNNNNNNNNNNNNNNNNNNNNNNNNNNNNNNNNNNNNNNNNNNNNNNNNNNNNNNNNNNNNNNNNNNNNNNNNNNNNNNNNNNNNNNNNNNNNNNNNNNNNNNNNNNNNNNNNNNNNNNNNNNNNNNNNNNNNNNNNNNNNNNNNNNNNNNNNNNNNNNNNNNNNNNNNNNNNNNNNNNNNNNNNNNNNNNNNNNNNNNNNNNNNNNNNNNNNNNNNNNNNNNNNNNNNNNNNNNNNNNNNNNNNNNNNNNNNNNNNNNNNNNNNNNNNNNNNNNNNNNNNNNNNNNNNNNNNNNNNNNNNNNNNNNNNNNNNNNNNNNNNNNNNNNNNNNNNNNNNNNNNNNNNNNNNNNNNNNNNNNNNNNNNNNNNNNNNNNNNNNNNNNNNNNNNNNNNNNNNNNNNNNNNNNNNNNNNNNNNNNNNGCGAGCCTTTGGCTGCGTTTAGCTCCTAGCGAGCCTTTGGCTGCGTTTAGCTCCTAGCGAGCCTTTGGCTGCGTTTAGCACCTAGCGAGCCTTTGGCTGCATTTAGCTTCTTGCGAGCCTTCGGCTGCGTTTAGCTTCTCGGGAGCCTTCAGCTGCGTTTAGCTTCCAGCAAGctgtttgctaagtttagctaGCGTTCTGCTACATTTTGCtagcattctgcttcttttagcttcaagaaCTGAATTTCGGCTTTTAGCAGATATTCAGCACTCGGcatttacatttatgtttgcagaaaacaatttctgcagctgaaactaaAAAGCCACCAGATTTTGCTAAACGGCACTGGAAAACTGTGGTTATGtgaataaatgcattttctggGCAACTTCAACTTTAGCAAAGTGGCAGAAATAGTTCAGCCAAACCCGACAGTGAGTAgtctaaaacacaaagttagaCAGAAACTCATGTAATTAAATATATGAATATGTACTGAGTGTTTTcgttcttaaaaataaaataatatatatatttgatgcTGCAGCTGTGGTTTCAGATTTAAGCAGTGAGCTTGGTGcgggaggaggaagatggaggTTCTGTTTTCCACTTTAACATAAAGACACAGCTCAgtaaaacactgtaaacaatGCTACTTTTAAACTAGCAAACGAGCAGCGGAATGCAACCAGTGTTTTAAAGGCGTTTCAGCGGCTCAATCGGCTCTCACGCACAGAaaaccctcctcctccccccgctAAGCTAAAGTCAAGCTACACGGTTAGCTAATCCACCGGCGGCAGTCAGAAAGCCCCACAGCTGTCCTTAATAATGAGTCCATGAGCAAGCTTACCTCCTCCGCGCCGCAACAGCAACGTTTTTCACCACAGTAAACTGCACTATTCCAAGTTAATTTAAAAGTGCAACTAGCCAGCCAGCTCTGTCCATTGTCTGGAAGAAGATGCTGAGCGTCTGCTCGATTTGAAGCTTTTTCCCTTTCTGTCGCTCGGTGCGAAAAATACTACTCGAGTCCATTACCGTAAGACCTCGTTCAAACGCGACACGACATTTTAAGCAGATTTAAACGCTACCTCCGTCTAAAGCAAAAGGCAAAGCGTAACGAAGAAGTAACGTGGTTTACATCAATGTTTTGTTTCGAAGGTAGAGAAtaagagaaaatgtattttctttacgTCGTTCAGTTCCACGGAAGCCTCGGAAGTGACGGGACTGTACTCACCTCTGGTGGACGTTAACGGTCACTGCAGGAGAAGAACGACTCTGTCCTTTGCGCAAACATTACGGTAAAGACGCCTGATTGGTGAACGTAAAAACGTGCTATGACGTAAAGAGTACGTAACCAATCAGCTTCGAGGGTGGGCTGGCCCCAGTGCAAAGATAACGGGACCAAAAATAAAAGCGGTGTGTAGTTATTTACATAgcgtttattattaataataatgtgaCTTATGGTTAGTAACAGGATGTAATTATTAATATGTAGCACGCAGGGAGAAGATCCTGGCCATTGAGTTGGGAAAACGCTGatgtaagttaaaaaaaaaaatgtttacagaacattagctaaatgCTATTATTAGCTAGCTAGCTGACAGGTTCGCTAACAATGAATGGAAAGCAGTAATTTAGGCTTGTTTTAGCTtaattttgcttcattttgtgAGCAGGACAGATACTACCACGTAAACCATGGCTGGTAGGAGCTACTATAATATTGCTGGCTGTTTAAAAACGCAGCTGTTCATTATAATATTTACAAACTAAGCATTATCATGAGTGTCTCTTTCTGTCCTCGTCTGTCTGTCCAGGTTCTACtttatgtctctgtgtgtctccaGACAGTAAGATGTCTCTGGCTCAAAGGGTTTTGTTGACCTGGGTCTTTACCCTTGTTTTCCTCATCATGTTGGTACTCAAACTGGATGGCAAGGTAtggtaaaatatgtttttattgtcttgttatcattatttttaactttcaatTGATTtcttaaaatcaatttttatttattttacaaaatgcaaggtttttgtttaacaatCATCCATGTCTGTGATGCagattctgatttttttctaataaataacaGTGATAATCAAACTGTCAGGAATACAAGCCTTGAATATTAACTTTTTCGTCTTCCTCTCACCAGGTGCAGTGGAACTGgttcctcatcttcctcccagTCTGGGTCTTTGACGGCATCCTCATTCTCATGCTTGCCATCAAAATGGCTGGCCGCTGCAAGCCTGGGTACGACCCACGCAACGGTTCACCAGACCTGCGTCTGCGTACCTGGTACCTGACGGCCATGCTGCTCAAACTGGGCTTCTGTCTGACGCTGTGCGCCAAGCTGGAAAAACTGGCCGACGTCAAGCTGACGTTTGTTTGCATACCACTGTGGACCATGCTGCTGGGAGCACTGGTAGAACTTGGGCTGTACATCTTTCCTGAAAGGAGAGAGGTTTAACAGCTGAGTGCACCGTGTACTTGAGatcaaactatttaaaaagacaaaaaaaaagtgctggaAACGTTTGTGCTTTGTACTTCAAGTATGAGAATGGTAGCTGTTCAGCAGAGCTAAAGATCtactgaatgttttaaagaaaagctgcttttgagtcaattatttaaaaaaaaaatagcaccaAAAGGAATCTGAAGAAGCATCTGTATAAGTAAAACTACTGTGAAGccaacactggaaaaaaaactgttttgtgttgttttaaattcataatGCTCAGTATTGTTTTTAGGTATTTAATGAATataattaactttaattttttgttgttagaaAGGTACCACAGATGGGCTCCAATTCAGAAAGTATGttgttcaaaatgctttttttgtgggGCTGCATTCATCTTTTCCTTTCATTCCTGAGCCGTTTGCCTATTTTGATTTCATCAGTTTATCTTGAAATGACTATTTTAGCTGTAAGgatagaaaaataatatttttcccccctcttttgGGAAACCCTCTACCTTCTACTCTGTACATGCTCCTTTTTTAACTAATATCTGCAAGTGAGACCActaattttttatcattaagctgtaaaaatctacattttctaCCAGCGGTTCttgatgttttgttaaattggTGGCTGTCATTCAGACACCAGTACGTTCAGCTGTGcgtaagtttgtttttgtgccgAATGATCAGTTCAGTTCAGACATTTGTTCTACCCAttatttttgcactttattGACAACAGTTTTAAGCCTGTGTTGTAATGATGACTGATTTAATTTACGCTGTGCggaaatttgtcattttaagttgtaccaataaaaatgcaaattctcACTCAAGCGTTTCTAAATGTAAGATGCTTGTAAACtatgcaaaagaaaacatttagttggAGGGATGGGGGGTTTGATTCCTGCTGGGATATGACCTGAAATGCACTGAGGGATCCAGAGAGCATGCAGCTGGGTTTGTCCATCTGTCCTTTTAAGGACACTTCAGCTCCTCGGATGTGCAGACGCAGCACATGCACCAGTTTGACCCAGCATTACGCAACATTTACTAAAAAATTCATGACTTtagcagcagcaaaaaaaaaaaaaaaatcaactgctCTAAAGAAATACGAGGAAGGAGAATAGCTGCAACTCTGAACTTACACTTAAATATTATTTGCTGAATTTTGAATGACAAAAACACGCAACAATGTTTATAAATAAGAATCGTATAAAAGTACATTTAGTGTTGCTATAGTAGCAAGCCTGCACTCATGTAAAAATTATATGATGTTAAAATTCTAGTTACATATTTTATGACTGTTCTACACCAAACAGTagtgttttttacatttttactccacagtattaaattaaaagcaaaggAATGGATGTCGACTCAGTTCATCTTAATTTGAAGACGAGTTAtggacaattaaaaaaataccatcaTGTGCGATCTcatcacgctcagagtatgtgttgtgaatgactctcagcgactaccagatgaaattttagcttgatgtctgtgaaactgactgagttacagctatttctgtgttagctaatgttgattagctgtggtggccatcttaaaatcggactccaaaggttaataaatcatagacgtacatccagtgattattttctgaaagcttaACTGAAATTCATCCAGCAGGCGATAATTAAAGACATTCCTGATGATATAAACAGTACTTCTGGCTCCACTCACATGGTTCTGTTGCTTTggattttcacaataaaagtccaaaacatgaatgaaggtccaaaagctgtttttcttacTGCCGTTTCAATTTAATAATCATTATTAGAAATCTTTTAATGGTAGGTTAAGATTCACAACCTAAACTTTTTACTGTGTTAAACAGTTAAATCTGTGCcaagcagagggaaaaaaaaagtctctttctTAACAATCAACTACAAATAGCTCAGTTTTCTTGTCTGGTGCTTTAACTTCTAATGCCTCTAGAATCCAGTACAATGATCTTttgcttattattatttttttaaaacgtgAAGCACTACAGTTTCACATCCGACGCACTGATGAGTAcagtttctaaataaatcacacacagGTCGCTGTAGTCTTTCCAATCCATTACCTTCAAATCACAAAAATACTTTGCTTCCCTGCTTTACAGCCGCTGGAACGCTGTAAAGGTCAGCTGAACTCCTCGGGCCCTACGGGATGAATCTGAGGAAAGACAGAAGAGGTTTTGAAGTGAATCTGACCCGACGCACACTAGTGCTGAATTATGCATCTGCAGCGTTGTTTAAGAGCGTGTTGTCTCTGCTCGGCTCTGACCCGTTCAAAGAGCTGATCTCACTGCTGCGGACTGCGAAGCAGCCTGGAAGACGTGCATcattttacaacaacaacatttggatttttatactgagattaaatcaCTTTACTTTTTGTGAAACTTTAAAGGGCTTGCGagtaaaaaacacataaaagttgATCAAATAAGTGCTTAAAAGAGTATATTTGGACCTATAGgcacaaaaaatattatttttatccatttacacacattttaagATACAAATCCATTCCATTATGTACCAGTTTTAATGACCACCCTTTAATGCAACTGTCCAAGCTTcaagaaaagaaactggaacATGCATACTTTCATACAGTGAACCTTTTATTAGTTAGGCTCATATTTAAAGTAGAAACCACactacaagttttttttctctttacaaaACTTCTTATGTACACTACAGTGCTGACAGTTAATAATAACacaactaaaatgaaaaaataaaaacaaaaaagataaataaactcTGTGAAAACAACTCGAGCTCCTGAGGACATCTGTTTTCAACAATAGCTTTAGTCACATttgtacaaaatgaaaaaagaattaaataaagttCCTGTCACGTCTCTTTGAAAACccaaaagcataaaaagagCTGCAGAGCGCCGTACAACTGAATCATGTCCTTAATTATCACCTCGATCTCCTCGGAGCCACACAGAGACGAGTTCTGTCTCTGAAACAGAGTCgtttgaggcagaaaaaaaggctaaGGCGTTATCTTTCACTTATTAAGATTTTGCAGGCTTTTGGCGAGACTAATAAAGGAAACTACAACCCCCGCTTTTCGGATTTTACTCCTCAAAGCCATCTGCACTTGTGCTGCAGATATCTGCAGGACTTTCAACAAATTTAGAGACCAATTTAAGGCTTTACTCTCGTTTTCCAAAGGACAAAACTCACTGCACTGTGTGTCTCTGGAGAACTGAATACAACTCCAagtctgaaaaagttgggacgttgtgcaaaatgtaaataaaaacagaatgcagtgttttgcaaatctcataaacccatatttcatTATCAAGAAAACAtggtaaacatgtcaaatgtttaaactaagaaattgtaccatgtTTTGGAAACAAATGAGGTTGAATTTTATGTCAGaaacatctcaaaaagttgggacaggacCCCTGTTTCCCCCTGTGAAGCATCCACCTCTTCTTTAACAgtctggaaacatctggaaactgaggagagcagtgatggaggttttggagggaatgttgccCCATTCCTGTCTGGAGGATTCTACCTGTTCAACAGGTCTGgatctttgctggattttttgtttcatgatgcatcaaatgtgtTCAGTTgctgagaggtctggactgcaggcagctcagttcagctcctggactcttctctAAAGCTATGCTGATGTAACGGATGCAGTATCAGGTTTAacatcgtcttgctgaaatatgcaagaccttccctgaaaaagacggCGCCTGGATGGGAAAATATAGTGTTCTGCATTGATGGCATCTTTCCTacaggcactaatgcacccccataccatcagagaggcaggttttagAACTGAGTGTTGATAACAGGCTGAATGATCCCTCTCTTCTTCAGTACAGAAGATGAGGCGTTCATGGTTACCAAAAActatttcaaattttaattcatCTGACAACAACAGTTTCCCACTTTGCCTTagtccattttaaaataagctttggtccagagaataTGGCGGTGTTGActttttctttgcctgatagagctttaattcaattcaattcaattcaattcaaaaatactttattaatcccaaagggaaattaaataataagCAGCATGTGTGGACgtcacggtgaactgtgtttacagacgatgatctgtggaagtgtccctgagtccatgcagtgatgtccagaacagaaccagacctggttTGAATGCAGTGGACTCTGAGGGACTTTCAGcctcttgtcctttgagctcagagatttctccagattcttcagatcttttgatgatattatgaactgtagatgatgggatattcaaagtcttcccaattttccattaAGCAAAATTATCCTGAAtctgttccactatttttagacagtttctcacagactggtgaatctctgtccatctttacttctgaaagattcagcctctctaaaatgttctttttagagaCCTGACCTGTTTgtaaaatgctctttttgtttgtaccactcacttttacagccttttgttgacCCTGTCCCATCTTTTCCGAGACGTGAAAAATCAAAATTGCCTTTCTGTATGTTACAGTTTTTTTGATTACACAactgatatgtttactatgttccactgtgaataaattaCAGGTTtgtaagatttgcaaatcattgcttcctgtttttgtttacatgttacAGAACGTCCCAACTTCTTTGGAGATGGGGTTGTAGTTCACAGTTAAGAACAGGCACTGGGGAAATGTTGTGGGCTACATTAGCAAGAGGGCTGCACTCTGATGTGGACAATAAAATTAAGACACTGTTGACAAAAAGTTCCTCAGCTGTGGGACATGCACTGAGACAGAGAAGTCTGAACCTGAACATCAGATACTTGGAGAATCATACACTCGTCATACTTACAGACCTTCCATCATTTTTAAGCACAAGAGGTCACTTCAGTCCCTGGttgataaataaacattttaatatacaTAACGCTAAACATTACCATAAAACTGGACTTCAggtaaatacatataaatagtGCTTTGGGCATAAGTTCTCAACATCtgttttcaaagtgttttagaCCACAGAGGCCTGAATAATTTCTGAATTATAGTCTTGGAAGAACCTGAAAATGCCCCGTTGATAATCTGGCAAAAGAATCTGAGTCATTATATCTTCTATAATGCCATTTGTATGTGCTCAAAAGTTGACATAGTGATTAAAAAGTGCTGCGAGGGGTCATGATTAGGAAGCCTTGACAAAAAGTGTCTGCATATTGCTCTCTGAATTCTGTCGCTTACATCTGGATGATGTGAAATCTGAAGGTAAATGTCTAATGTAGCTCCATGTTTgctgtttaatatttaactgCAACAACTACGTGAAGCTTAAAAACTGTCCAGGACAAATCGACGGActgaaagtttttaaaggaGGTGACTCTCTGTGACCTGGCCGTTTTCCTGAGACTCCGGAGGTCAGCCTTTAACGGCCTTGCTCAGCTCcaaaaacagatgtttgacTTCAGACACTAGAAAGACATTACACCAGGAGCCCTGCCACCGGCAGTGAGGACACCAGGTGCAAGACAGCCTCGATATTTTAAACTGTGACGCATTAAAGGGCCTGACTTACCGCAGGTGGAGCTTACTGTAGTGATTTATAACTGATGTGGGGTCTTTTTTTTGATTAGTAGCACTGAAAAACAGCAATACAACATTCATGTTAGCCAATACAACACTGGAAATGATTAGAAACATCATTTAGACATCCATTAATTGCACTCCTCGTTAATGCTTTCCATTGTCAGGTTAAGGACAGATACAGTATGTGGTTTTATATTCAGCAGATTATTGCCGAGCATTATTGCTCTGAATACAATATGAGGGAAAAGTCCTGCCATTACCTGTACTGATAAAATACAACAGAGGAAACGTTGCAGTCTGACATcaacaaacaacagttttaaataatttcactgTGTGCCCCATCTTTACTCAGAAAGATATATGGGCACTGAGAAcatactgtttaaaaaataaaaagaattagcTGCGACTTTCACAAAAAGAACATCctcgtgtttttttgtttgtttgttaaataaataacacaaatctgccttaatgttcttgttttcttcctATATCTGATGGCtcacaaaaaaagctgaaattctgAAGGATTACActttaaagaactaaaaaaataaaaccaaacaaaagtttGGCAGACCAGGGACTTCATTCAAACCATGAGCCTGAAAATGCTTGAGCTAAAACTGGTGCACCCTTCGCCGACTACAGGCCAAAAAAACCTACCTGtacataaaattttatttgatctAGTTTGTGCACAGCCAAAGCTTCAGTACAATCTAAGCCAGTTCAGTCCAGCGACCTGGAATATATCAGTTCAACTCTGCTTTTATACCGTGTCTGTACCGACACACTTAACTTCCTTCCTTTTTACACCGTTTtacaaccaaaataaaacctttacagTCAGTTAAAATTAGCATCGCTATGTACAA
The DNA window shown above is from Kryptolebias marmoratus isolate JLee-2015 linkage group LG18, ASM164957v2, whole genome shotgun sequence and carries:
- the LOC108235092 gene encoding transmembrane protein 60 → MSLAQRVLLTWVFTLVFLIMLVLKLDGKVQWNWFLIFLPVWVFDGILILMLAIKMAGRCKPGYDPRNGSPDLRLRTWYLTAMLLKLGFCLTLCAKLEKLADVKLTFVCIPLWTMLLGALVELGLYIFPERREV